Proteins encoded by one window of Conger conger chromosome 1, fConCon1.1, whole genome shotgun sequence:
- the LOC133126275 gene encoding guanylate-binding protein 1-like isoform X2 — protein sequence MQARAIEEHSSSSLSTDNTVMASPVAFMESPMCLIENTDGNLSVNQEAVDVLMGLNQPAVVVAVVGLYRSGKSYLMNKLAGKKHGFALGDTVQSQTKGIWMWALPHPTRAGHTLVLLDTEGLGDVEKGDQKNDAWVFSLAILLSSMLVYNCRATIDNQAVETLQYVTELTERIKVKSPGGASSSEDGADAQFVQFFPKFVWVIRDFTLELKIDGRAVTDNEYLEHSLSLRKGRDKKTADYNLPRECIRSYFPTRRCFVFITPTTPENMSRLDSLDECDLSQSFRTVTSSFCSYIFTESNVKTVKGGVQVTGRMLGHLAKTYVDTIARGDVPCLENAVLAMAQIENEAARRDALKEYQQGMQDLCFPVNVQEMSRQHRLCDSLATKTFMSRSFKDDSGEHLKALAEAIAEHYAELLCQNEQASKDLCRNLLAQLSAPMGKKMQEGFYAKPGGYELYCADNDAVVAQFRSTPNKGVVAEEVLEEFLKEKSVESNSVLQADNKLSEQEKRIHDEKQRVAILEQEKRRETERLELAQKMLRDQEESHQETILQLQVKKQKEAAEAMRELEQAMESKLQEHERLMAKGFQRKEDALKEEIQELKNNMEITKEKDKAAQREAVVSMTRVLANGVQTYMEYMSLHENRIMKEEQRKEAQYRLQLERSRQGRGLKQVVQGKGEPNLHQHQRGKPKPGQTSS from the exons ATGCAAGCCCGTGCCATTGAGGAACATTCATCAAGCAGTCTTTCGACTGATAATACAG TCATGGCCAGCCCTGTTGCCTTCATGGAGTCCCCTATGTGCTTGATTGAAAATACGGATGGAAACCTTTCTGTGAACCAAGAGGCGGTGGATGTCTTGATGGGGCTGAATCAGCCAGCAGTGGTGGTGGCCGTGGTGGGCTTGTACCGCTCTGGAAAGTCTTACCTCATGAACAAACTGGCTGGGAAGAAGCACG GCTTTGCCCTGGGAGACACGGTGCAGTCACAGACCAAGGGCATCTGGATGTGGGCCCTTCCACATCCCACAAGAGCAGGCCACACCCTGGTGTTACTGGACACTGAGGGGCTTGGGGATGTTGAGAAG ggaGATCAGAAGAATGACGCATGGGTCTTCTCACTGGCCATCCTCTTGAGCAGCATGCTCGTCTACAACTGCCGGGCGACCATAGACAACCAAGCAGTGGAGACTCTTCA ATATGTCACAGAGCTGACGGAACGGATCAAAGTCAAATCTCCCGGTGGCGCTTCATCCTCTGAGGACGGAGCAGACGCACAGTTTGTGCAGTTCTTCCCCAAGTTTGTGTGGGTCATCCGGGATTTCACGCTGGAGCTCAAGATTGACGGGAGGGCCGTGACTGACAACGAGTATTTGGAACATTCCTTGTCCCTCAGGAAAG GCAGGGACAAGAAGACTGCAGACTACAACCTCCCCCGGGAGTGCATCCGCAGCTACTTTCCGACGAGACGGTGTTTTGTGTTCATCACCCCCACCACTCCAGAGAACATGTCACGTCTGGATTCCCTGGATGAATGCGATCTCAGCCAATCATTTCGCACCGTCACCTCCAGCTTCTGCAGTTACATCTTTACGGAGAGCAACGTCAAGACAGTTAAAGGAGGGGTGCAGGTCACTGGAAGGA TGCTTGGTCATTTGGCAAAAACCTACGTTGACACCATCGCCAGAGGCGACGTGCCCTGCCTGGAGAACGCCGTGCTGGCTATGGCGCAGATCGAGAACGAGGCGGCGAGGAGAGACGCCCTGAAGGAGTACCAGCAGGGCATGCAGGACCTCTGCTTCCCCGTGAACGTCCAGGAGATGTCCCGGCAACACAGGCTCTGCGACTCGCTGGCCACCAAGACCTTCATGAGCCGCTCCTTCAAGGACGACAGCGGCGAGCACCTGAAAGCCCTGGCG GAGGCCATCGCAGAGCACTATGCCGAACTTCTCTGCCAGAATGAACAAGCATCTAAGGACCTGTGCAGGAACCTCCTGGCTCAACTGTCTGCCCCGATGGGCAAGAAGATGCAGGAGGGCTTCTACGCCAAACCGGGGGGCTACGAGCTTTACTGCGCGGACAACGATGCTGTCGTGGCCCAGTTCCGCAGCACGCCCAACAAAGGGGTTGTG GCGGAGGAGGTACTGGAAGAGTTCCTGAAAGAAAAAAGTGTGGAATCCAACTCCGTTCTTCAGGCTGACAACAAGCTGAGTGAGCAGGAGAAAAGGATTCACG ATGAGAAACAGAGGGTGGCCATTTTAGAAcaggagaaaaggagggagacGGAAAGACTAGAACTGGCTCAGAAGATGCTCAGGGACCAAGAAGAGAGTCACCAGGAGACCATACTTCAGTTACAG GTCAAGAAGCAGAAGGAGGCGGCTGAGGCCATGAGAGAGTTGGAGCAAGCAATGGAGAGCAAACTGCAGGAACATGAGCGGCTGATGGCCAAGGGGTTCCAGAGGAAAGAGGATGCCCTGAAGGAGGAGATCCAGGAACTGAAGAACAATATGGAAATCACCAAGGAGAAGGACAAGGCCGCCCAGCGGGAGGCAGTGGTGAGCATGACCAGAGTCCTCGCCAATGGAGTCCAAACTTACATGGAGTACATGAGCCTCCATGAGAACCGCATTATGAAGGAAGAGCAACGCAAGGAGGCACAATACAGGCTCCAGCTGGAGAGAAGCAGACAGGGCAGGGGGTTAAAGCAAGTTGTTCAGGGGAAAGGAGAACCGAACCTTCACCAGCACCAGCGAGGAAAGCCCAAACCTGGACAGACAAGCTCCTAA
- the LOC133126275 gene encoding guanylate-binding protein 1-like isoform X3, which produces MASPVAFMESPMCLIENTDGNLSVNQEAVDVLMGLNQPAVVVAVVGLYRSGKSYLMNKLAGKKHGFALGDTVQSQTKGIWMWALPHPTRAGHTLVLLDTEGLGDVEKGDQKNDAWVFSLAILLSSMLVYNCRATIDNQAVETLQYVTELTERIKVKSPGGASSSEDGADAQFVQFFPKFVWVIRDFTLELKIDGRAVTDNEYLEHSLSLRKGRDKKTADYNLPRECIRSYFPTRRCFVFITPTTPENMSRLDSLDECDLSQSFRTVTSSFCSYIFTESNVKTVKGGVQVTGRMLGHLAKTYVDTIARGDVPCLENAVLAMAQIENEAARRDALKEYQQGMQDLCFPVNVQEMSRQHRLCDSLATKTFMSRSFKDDSGEHLKALAEAIAEHYAELLCQNEQASKDLCRNLLAQLSAPMGKKMQEGFYAKPGGYELYCADNDAVVAQFRSTPNKGVVAEEVLEEFLKEKSVESNSVLQADNKLSEQEKRIHDEKQRVAILEQEKRRETERLELAQKMLRDQEESHQETILQLQVKKQKEAAEAMRELEQAMESKLQEHERLMAKGFQRKEDALKEEIQELKNNMEITKEKDKAAQREAVVSMTRVLANGVQTYMEYMSLHENRIMKEEQRKEAQYRLQLERSRQGRGLKQVVQGKGEPNLHQHQRGKPKPGQTSS; this is translated from the exons ATGGCCAGCCCTGTTGCCTTCATGGAGTCCCCTATGTGCTTGATTGAAAATACGGATGGAAACCTTTCTGTGAACCAAGAGGCGGTGGATGTCTTGATGGGGCTGAATCAGCCAGCAGTGGTGGTGGCCGTGGTGGGCTTGTACCGCTCTGGAAAGTCTTACCTCATGAACAAACTGGCTGGGAAGAAGCACG GCTTTGCCCTGGGAGACACGGTGCAGTCACAGACCAAGGGCATCTGGATGTGGGCCCTTCCACATCCCACAAGAGCAGGCCACACCCTGGTGTTACTGGACACTGAGGGGCTTGGGGATGTTGAGAAG ggaGATCAGAAGAATGACGCATGGGTCTTCTCACTGGCCATCCTCTTGAGCAGCATGCTCGTCTACAACTGCCGGGCGACCATAGACAACCAAGCAGTGGAGACTCTTCA ATATGTCACAGAGCTGACGGAACGGATCAAAGTCAAATCTCCCGGTGGCGCTTCATCCTCTGAGGACGGAGCAGACGCACAGTTTGTGCAGTTCTTCCCCAAGTTTGTGTGGGTCATCCGGGATTTCACGCTGGAGCTCAAGATTGACGGGAGGGCCGTGACTGACAACGAGTATTTGGAACATTCCTTGTCCCTCAGGAAAG GCAGGGACAAGAAGACTGCAGACTACAACCTCCCCCGGGAGTGCATCCGCAGCTACTTTCCGACGAGACGGTGTTTTGTGTTCATCACCCCCACCACTCCAGAGAACATGTCACGTCTGGATTCCCTGGATGAATGCGATCTCAGCCAATCATTTCGCACCGTCACCTCCAGCTTCTGCAGTTACATCTTTACGGAGAGCAACGTCAAGACAGTTAAAGGAGGGGTGCAGGTCACTGGAAGGA TGCTTGGTCATTTGGCAAAAACCTACGTTGACACCATCGCCAGAGGCGACGTGCCCTGCCTGGAGAACGCCGTGCTGGCTATGGCGCAGATCGAGAACGAGGCGGCGAGGAGAGACGCCCTGAAGGAGTACCAGCAGGGCATGCAGGACCTCTGCTTCCCCGTGAACGTCCAGGAGATGTCCCGGCAACACAGGCTCTGCGACTCGCTGGCCACCAAGACCTTCATGAGCCGCTCCTTCAAGGACGACAGCGGCGAGCACCTGAAAGCCCTGGCG GAGGCCATCGCAGAGCACTATGCCGAACTTCTCTGCCAGAATGAACAAGCATCTAAGGACCTGTGCAGGAACCTCCTGGCTCAACTGTCTGCCCCGATGGGCAAGAAGATGCAGGAGGGCTTCTACGCCAAACCGGGGGGCTACGAGCTTTACTGCGCGGACAACGATGCTGTCGTGGCCCAGTTCCGCAGCACGCCCAACAAAGGGGTTGTG GCGGAGGAGGTACTGGAAGAGTTCCTGAAAGAAAAAAGTGTGGAATCCAACTCCGTTCTTCAGGCTGACAACAAGCTGAGTGAGCAGGAGAAAAGGATTCACG ATGAGAAACAGAGGGTGGCCATTTTAGAAcaggagaaaaggagggagacGGAAAGACTAGAACTGGCTCAGAAGATGCTCAGGGACCAAGAAGAGAGTCACCAGGAGACCATACTTCAGTTACAG GTCAAGAAGCAGAAGGAGGCGGCTGAGGCCATGAGAGAGTTGGAGCAAGCAATGGAGAGCAAACTGCAGGAACATGAGCGGCTGATGGCCAAGGGGTTCCAGAGGAAAGAGGATGCCCTGAAGGAGGAGATCCAGGAACTGAAGAACAATATGGAAATCACCAAGGAGAAGGACAAGGCCGCCCAGCGGGAGGCAGTGGTGAGCATGACCAGAGTCCTCGCCAATGGAGTCCAAACTTACATGGAGTACATGAGCCTCCATGAGAACCGCATTATGAAGGAAGAGCAACGCAAGGAGGCACAATACAGGCTCCAGCTGGAGAGAAGCAGACAGGGCAGGGGGTTAAAGCAAGTTGTTCAGGGGAAAGGAGAACCGAACCTTCACCAGCACCAGCGAGGAAAGCCCAAACCTGGACAGACAAGCTCCTAA
- the LOC133126275 gene encoding guanylate-binding protein 1-like isoform X1, with protein MQARAIEEHSSSSLSTDNTAVMASPVAFMESPMCLIENTDGNLSVNQEAVDVLMGLNQPAVVVAVVGLYRSGKSYLMNKLAGKKHGFALGDTVQSQTKGIWMWALPHPTRAGHTLVLLDTEGLGDVEKGDQKNDAWVFSLAILLSSMLVYNCRATIDNQAVETLQYVTELTERIKVKSPGGASSSEDGADAQFVQFFPKFVWVIRDFTLELKIDGRAVTDNEYLEHSLSLRKGRDKKTADYNLPRECIRSYFPTRRCFVFITPTTPENMSRLDSLDECDLSQSFRTVTSSFCSYIFTESNVKTVKGGVQVTGRMLGHLAKTYVDTIARGDVPCLENAVLAMAQIENEAARRDALKEYQQGMQDLCFPVNVQEMSRQHRLCDSLATKTFMSRSFKDDSGEHLKALAEAIAEHYAELLCQNEQASKDLCRNLLAQLSAPMGKKMQEGFYAKPGGYELYCADNDAVVAQFRSTPNKGVVAEEVLEEFLKEKSVESNSVLQADNKLSEQEKRIHDEKQRVAILEQEKRRETERLELAQKMLRDQEESHQETILQLQVKKQKEAAEAMRELEQAMESKLQEHERLMAKGFQRKEDALKEEIQELKNNMEITKEKDKAAQREAVVSMTRVLANGVQTYMEYMSLHENRIMKEEQRKEAQYRLQLERSRQGRGLKQVVQGKGEPNLHQHQRGKPKPGQTSS; from the exons ATGCAAGCCCGTGCCATTGAGGAACATTCATCAAGCAGTCTTTCGACTGATAATACAG CAGTCATGGCCAGCCCTGTTGCCTTCATGGAGTCCCCTATGTGCTTGATTGAAAATACGGATGGAAACCTTTCTGTGAACCAAGAGGCGGTGGATGTCTTGATGGGGCTGAATCAGCCAGCAGTGGTGGTGGCCGTGGTGGGCTTGTACCGCTCTGGAAAGTCTTACCTCATGAACAAACTGGCTGGGAAGAAGCACG GCTTTGCCCTGGGAGACACGGTGCAGTCACAGACCAAGGGCATCTGGATGTGGGCCCTTCCACATCCCACAAGAGCAGGCCACACCCTGGTGTTACTGGACACTGAGGGGCTTGGGGATGTTGAGAAG ggaGATCAGAAGAATGACGCATGGGTCTTCTCACTGGCCATCCTCTTGAGCAGCATGCTCGTCTACAACTGCCGGGCGACCATAGACAACCAAGCAGTGGAGACTCTTCA ATATGTCACAGAGCTGACGGAACGGATCAAAGTCAAATCTCCCGGTGGCGCTTCATCCTCTGAGGACGGAGCAGACGCACAGTTTGTGCAGTTCTTCCCCAAGTTTGTGTGGGTCATCCGGGATTTCACGCTGGAGCTCAAGATTGACGGGAGGGCCGTGACTGACAACGAGTATTTGGAACATTCCTTGTCCCTCAGGAAAG GCAGGGACAAGAAGACTGCAGACTACAACCTCCCCCGGGAGTGCATCCGCAGCTACTTTCCGACGAGACGGTGTTTTGTGTTCATCACCCCCACCACTCCAGAGAACATGTCACGTCTGGATTCCCTGGATGAATGCGATCTCAGCCAATCATTTCGCACCGTCACCTCCAGCTTCTGCAGTTACATCTTTACGGAGAGCAACGTCAAGACAGTTAAAGGAGGGGTGCAGGTCACTGGAAGGA TGCTTGGTCATTTGGCAAAAACCTACGTTGACACCATCGCCAGAGGCGACGTGCCCTGCCTGGAGAACGCCGTGCTGGCTATGGCGCAGATCGAGAACGAGGCGGCGAGGAGAGACGCCCTGAAGGAGTACCAGCAGGGCATGCAGGACCTCTGCTTCCCCGTGAACGTCCAGGAGATGTCCCGGCAACACAGGCTCTGCGACTCGCTGGCCACCAAGACCTTCATGAGCCGCTCCTTCAAGGACGACAGCGGCGAGCACCTGAAAGCCCTGGCG GAGGCCATCGCAGAGCACTATGCCGAACTTCTCTGCCAGAATGAACAAGCATCTAAGGACCTGTGCAGGAACCTCCTGGCTCAACTGTCTGCCCCGATGGGCAAGAAGATGCAGGAGGGCTTCTACGCCAAACCGGGGGGCTACGAGCTTTACTGCGCGGACAACGATGCTGTCGTGGCCCAGTTCCGCAGCACGCCCAACAAAGGGGTTGTG GCGGAGGAGGTACTGGAAGAGTTCCTGAAAGAAAAAAGTGTGGAATCCAACTCCGTTCTTCAGGCTGACAACAAGCTGAGTGAGCAGGAGAAAAGGATTCACG ATGAGAAACAGAGGGTGGCCATTTTAGAAcaggagaaaaggagggagacGGAAAGACTAGAACTGGCTCAGAAGATGCTCAGGGACCAAGAAGAGAGTCACCAGGAGACCATACTTCAGTTACAG GTCAAGAAGCAGAAGGAGGCGGCTGAGGCCATGAGAGAGTTGGAGCAAGCAATGGAGAGCAAACTGCAGGAACATGAGCGGCTGATGGCCAAGGGGTTCCAGAGGAAAGAGGATGCCCTGAAGGAGGAGATCCAGGAACTGAAGAACAATATGGAAATCACCAAGGAGAAGGACAAGGCCGCCCAGCGGGAGGCAGTGGTGAGCATGACCAGAGTCCTCGCCAATGGAGTCCAAACTTACATGGAGTACATGAGCCTCCATGAGAACCGCATTATGAAGGAAGAGCAACGCAAGGAGGCACAATACAGGCTCCAGCTGGAGAGAAGCAGACAGGGCAGGGGGTTAAAGCAAGTTGTTCAGGGGAAAGGAGAACCGAACCTTCACCAGCACCAGCGAGGAAAGCCCAAACCTGGACAGACAAGCTCCTAA
- the LOC133126275 gene encoding guanylate-binding protein 1-like isoform X4, translating into MQARAIEEHSSSSLSTDNTAVMASPVAFMESPMCLIENTDGNLSVNQEAVDVLMGLNQPAVVVAVVGLYRSGKSYLMNKLAGKKHGFALGDTVQSQTKGIWMWALPHPTRAGHTLVLLDTEGLGDVEKGDQKNDAWVFSLAILLSSMLVYNCRATIDNQAVETLQYVTELTERIKVKSPGGASSSEDGADAQFVQFFPKFVWVIRDFTLELKIDGRAVTDNEYLEHSLSLRKGRDKKTADYNLPRECIRSYFPTRRCFVFITPTTPENMSRLDSLDECDLSQSFRTVTSSFCSYIFTESNVKTVKGGVQVTGRMLGHLAKTYVDTIARGDVPCLENAVLAMAQIENEAARRDALKEYQQGMQDLCFPVNVQEMSRQHRLCDSLATKTFMSRSFKDDSGEHLKALAEAIAEHYAELLCQNEQASKDLCRNLLAQLSAPMGKKMQEGFYAKPGGYELYCADNDAVVAQFRSTPNKGVVAEEVLEEFLKEKSVESNSVLQADNKLSEQEKRIHEQTQKAALLEQQRQAEEEQRVEMERTMEDERRSQEERIRMMTEKMEEQLKNQLAEADRAMESKLLEQKNLLDKGFREKAELMNQEIQILKETKNESKQRVAILEQEKRRETERLELAQKMLRDQEESHQETILQLQVKKQKEAAEAMRELEQAMESKLQEHERLMAKGFQRKEDALKEEIQELKNNMEITKEKDKAAQREAVVSMTRVLANGVQTYMEYMSLHENRIMKEEQRKEAQYRLQLERSRQGRGLKQVVQGKGEPNLHQHQRGKPKPGQTSS; encoded by the exons ATGCAAGCCCGTGCCATTGAGGAACATTCATCAAGCAGTCTTTCGACTGATAATACAG CAGTCATGGCCAGCCCTGTTGCCTTCATGGAGTCCCCTATGTGCTTGATTGAAAATACGGATGGAAACCTTTCTGTGAACCAAGAGGCGGTGGATGTCTTGATGGGGCTGAATCAGCCAGCAGTGGTGGTGGCCGTGGTGGGCTTGTACCGCTCTGGAAAGTCTTACCTCATGAACAAACTGGCTGGGAAGAAGCACG GCTTTGCCCTGGGAGACACGGTGCAGTCACAGACCAAGGGCATCTGGATGTGGGCCCTTCCACATCCCACAAGAGCAGGCCACACCCTGGTGTTACTGGACACTGAGGGGCTTGGGGATGTTGAGAAG ggaGATCAGAAGAATGACGCATGGGTCTTCTCACTGGCCATCCTCTTGAGCAGCATGCTCGTCTACAACTGCCGGGCGACCATAGACAACCAAGCAGTGGAGACTCTTCA ATATGTCACAGAGCTGACGGAACGGATCAAAGTCAAATCTCCCGGTGGCGCTTCATCCTCTGAGGACGGAGCAGACGCACAGTTTGTGCAGTTCTTCCCCAAGTTTGTGTGGGTCATCCGGGATTTCACGCTGGAGCTCAAGATTGACGGGAGGGCCGTGACTGACAACGAGTATTTGGAACATTCCTTGTCCCTCAGGAAAG GCAGGGACAAGAAGACTGCAGACTACAACCTCCCCCGGGAGTGCATCCGCAGCTACTTTCCGACGAGACGGTGTTTTGTGTTCATCACCCCCACCACTCCAGAGAACATGTCACGTCTGGATTCCCTGGATGAATGCGATCTCAGCCAATCATTTCGCACCGTCACCTCCAGCTTCTGCAGTTACATCTTTACGGAGAGCAACGTCAAGACAGTTAAAGGAGGGGTGCAGGTCACTGGAAGGA TGCTTGGTCATTTGGCAAAAACCTACGTTGACACCATCGCCAGAGGCGACGTGCCCTGCCTGGAGAACGCCGTGCTGGCTATGGCGCAGATCGAGAACGAGGCGGCGAGGAGAGACGCCCTGAAGGAGTACCAGCAGGGCATGCAGGACCTCTGCTTCCCCGTGAACGTCCAGGAGATGTCCCGGCAACACAGGCTCTGCGACTCGCTGGCCACCAAGACCTTCATGAGCCGCTCCTTCAAGGACGACAGCGGCGAGCACCTGAAAGCCCTGGCG GAGGCCATCGCAGAGCACTATGCCGAACTTCTCTGCCAGAATGAACAAGCATCTAAGGACCTGTGCAGGAACCTCCTGGCTCAACTGTCTGCCCCGATGGGCAAGAAGATGCAGGAGGGCTTCTACGCCAAACCGGGGGGCTACGAGCTTTACTGCGCGGACAACGATGCTGTCGTGGCCCAGTTCCGCAGCACGCCCAACAAAGGGGTTGTG GCGGAGGAGGTACTGGAAGAGTTCCTGAAAGAAAAAAGTGTGGAATCCAACTCCGTTCTTCAGGCTGACAACAAGCTGAGTGAGCAGGAGAAAAGGATTCACG AGCAAACCCAGAAAGCCGCTCTGCTGGAGCAGCAAAGGCAGGCAGAGGAGGAGCAGCGCGTGGAGATGGAGAGGACCATGGAGGACGAACGGCGGAGCCAGGAGGAGAGGATCCGCATGATGACGGAGAAGATGGAGGAACAGCTGAAGAACCAGCTGGCAGAGGCAGACAGGGCCATGGAGAGTAAGCTGCTGGAGCAGAAGAACCTGCTGGATAAAGGATTCAGAGAGAAGGCTGAACTCATGAACCAGGAGATCCAGATCCTCAAGGAGACGAAAAACGAGTCT AAACAGAGGGTGGCCATTTTAGAAcaggagaaaaggagggagacGGAAAGACTAGAACTGGCTCAGAAGATGCTCAGGGACCAAGAAGAGAGTCACCAGGAGACCATACTTCAGTTACAG GTCAAGAAGCAGAAGGAGGCGGCTGAGGCCATGAGAGAGTTGGAGCAAGCAATGGAGAGCAAACTGCAGGAACATGAGCGGCTGATGGCCAAGGGGTTCCAGAGGAAAGAGGATGCCCTGAAGGAGGAGATCCAGGAACTGAAGAACAATATGGAAATCACCAAGGAGAAGGACAAGGCCGCCCAGCGGGAGGCAGTGGTGAGCATGACCAGAGTCCTCGCCAATGGAGTCCAAACTTACATGGAGTACATGAGCCTCCATGAGAACCGCATTATGAAGGAAGAGCAACGCAAGGAGGCACAATACAGGCTCCAGCTGGAGAGAAGCAGACAGGGCAGGGGGTTAAAGCAAGTTGTTCAGGGGAAAGGAGAACCGAACCTTCACCAGCACCAGCGAGGAAAGCCCAAACCTGGACAGACAAGCTCCTAA
- the LOC133126352 gene encoding guanylate-binding protein 1-like: MSSGKILMAQPECLIQNDEHGNLLLQTKAVEILNQIDQLVVVVAVVGLYRTGKSYLMNKLAGKTKDEKGFDLGPTVQAKTKGIWMWCVPHPTKADHTLVLLDTEGLGDVEKGDPKNDNWIFSLAVLLSSALVYNSIGIIDNNALQQLHYVTELTEHIKVKSQAEDEDGDETTEFMRFFPSFVWTVRDFTLQLEYEGKPITADEYLDNALKLRAGHGKQVMQFNMPRNCLRNYFPKRKCFVFDCPTSAENMKLMDELSDEKLEPSFVQQATSFCDYIYGEAKTKTMKGGYNMTGRMLGSLAKMYVDAICRGQIPCLENAVVALAQIENSNAIVKAMKFYKECMDSWVAFPTETLEELSDVHGTVEEQAVKIFMGLCFKDEDQKSQLKLMELMQVEYKAICEKNVVESKKACESIIKRIFRPLEENIASGQYTSVGGYERYRNDLNNLISKYRSAEGRGIKDEESLKEYLEKKKSVGQAIMTADQSLTKAQRKEEENRVRMGAMEQERRASEEQRKILKKQMEDQERTFIENMAQLERKMEEDRKNAAKEFEMTLNGKLKEQQELMKQGFDERAKLIEAEISSLKKEKVQNEKSPSPFSVILDTVGQAASMFLPGIIPKMAGVGLSALSRLF, from the exons ATGTCAAGTGGCAAAATCTTAATGGCTCAGCCGGAGTGTCTGATTCAAAATGACGAGCACGGGAACCTGCTTCTCCAGACGAAGGCTGTAGAGATCCTGAACCAGATCGATCAGCTTGTGGTGGTTGTGGCAGTAGTGGGTCTGTACCGCACTGGGAAATCATACCTGATGAACAAGCTGGCTGGGAAGACGAAGGATGAGAAGG GATTTGACCTGGGACCCACCGTACAGGCAAAGACCAAGGGCATCTGGATGTGGTGTGTTCCTCACCCAACAAAAGCGGACCACACCCTGGTGTTGTTGGACACTGAAGGGCTGGGGGATGTGGAGAAG GGGGATCCAAAGAACGACAACTGGATCTTTTCCCTGGCAGTCCTCCTGAGCAGCGCACTGGTGTACAACAGCATTGGGATCATCGACAACAATGCCTTACAGCAGCTTCA CTATGTGACAGAGTTGACGGAACATATCAAGGTGAAATCCCAGGCCGAGGATGAGGACGGTGATGAAACGACCGAGTTCATGCGCTTCTTTCCCTCCTTTGTCTGGACAGTTCGGGATTTCACCTTACAGCTAGAATATGAAGGGAAGCCCATAACCGCTGATGAATACCTGGACAATGCTCTCAAGCTGAGGGCTG GCCATGGGAAGCAAGTAATGCAGTTCAACATGCCGCGGAACTGCCTGCGGAACTACTTCCCCAAGCGGAAGTGCTTTGTCTTCGACTGCCCCACCAGCGCTGAGAACATGAAGCTCATGGATGAGCTGAGTGACGAAAAGCTGGAACCTTCCTTCGTGCAGCAAGCCACAAGCTTCTGCGATTACATCTATGGTGAAGCCAAGACCAAAACCATGAAAGGAGGCTACAATATGACGGGCAGAA TGCTGGGGAGCCTTGCAAAGATGTACGTGGACGCCATCTGCAGAGGCCAGATCCCCTGCCTGGAAAATGCAGTTGTAGCTCTGGCCCAGATTGAGAACTCCAATGCAATAGTCAAGGCCATGAAGTTCTACAAGGAGTGTATGGACAGCTGGGTCGCTTTCCCCACCGAGACACTGGAGGAGTTGTCAGACGTACACGGCACAGTTGAGGAACAGGCTGTCAAGATCTTCATGGGCCTCTGCTTCAAGGACGAGGATCAGAAAAGCCAACTTAAGCTAATG GAACTGATGCAGGTAGAGTATAAGGCAATCTGCGAGAAGAATGTCGTTGAATCAAAGAAGGCCTGTGAGTCTATCATCAAACGCATATTCAGGCCACTGGAGGAAAATATTGCATCTGGACAATACACGTCAGTTGGAGGATACGAGCGGTACCGCAACGATTTAAATAACTTAATCTCAAAATACAGATCAGCTGAGGGGAGAGGAATAAAG GACGAGGAAAGTCTAAAGGAATACCTGGAGAAGAAGAAATCTGTTGGACAAGCCATAATGACTGCTGACCAATCTCTGACTAAAGCACAACGGAAGGAAGAAG AAAATCGAGTGAGAATGGGGGCCATGGAGCAAGAAAGACGAGCTTCTGAGGAGCAGAGAAAGATCTTGAAGAAGCAGATGGAGGACCAGGAGCGAACCTTCATTGAGAACATGGCACAGCtggagaggaagatggaggaGGACAGGAAGAATGCTGCCAAGGAGTTTGAAATGACCCTGAATGGCAAACTGAAG GAACAGCAGGAGCTCATGAAGCAAGGCTTTGATGAGCGGGCAAAGCTCATTGAAGCTGAAATTTCTTCCCTGAAGAAGGAGAAGGTTCAAAATGAGAAGTCCCCTTCacctttttctgttattttggatACTGTGGGACAAGCAGCCTCCATGTTTTTGCCAGGGATAATCCCAAAGATGGCAGGAGTGGGTCTCTCAGCCCTTTCACGCCTGTTTTGA